The following are encoded in a window of Sorex araneus isolate mSorAra2 chromosome 11, mSorAra2.pri, whole genome shotgun sequence genomic DNA:
- the PPRC1 gene encoding peroxisome proliferator-activated receptor gamma coactivator-related protein 1 isoform X4 → MRHCWGPCRVTWMPHSSPSLKILGALESIPDSDLLVSPREGSSLHKLLTISRTPPERDLITPVDPLGASTGSSRMSGVEMSLADPSWDFSPPSFLDTSSPKLPSWRPSRSRPRWGQSSPQQRSDGEEEEEVARFSHQLLAGELDKPASSVPDFPMHLACPEEEEKTAATAEMSGQAAGDESISSLSELVRAMHPYCLPALTHLTSLDGELQEQTEDLALPEDCVVLEIVGHAAAAGNDLEIPVVVRQIPPEPQPGLLHDALEAGPALELLMPTLESGTEATVPKEALSLEKEGLSLDLREKLELTSLMAPQDSMDPEAPKGPLNPPDSSAPCSQKTRKGRRKKSKDQPAASAEGYSRRLRSSSRGQCRGTGQMTSLPSEEVQREAGPACGKGKPRAWARAWAAALEKPSSSGLESPVRQVRPAGEGPRDLCPSLVDPIQGSSVQVHLSRGDSAPANPVPLGSIEADPTAGGTVPTDPAPADPAPDDLAAADLELVDSLPSDPVLTDSAAVGPAVAVPIADDMSPVDPVPAMPMPVDSVTTDPPPVDSVLAKSRPTDPRRGAALSAQASLASPFFLESEVSALSKAAVSEGKAVGPLKVENGTGATTQEAKPRPLSLSEYRRRRQQRQAEAKERSSQPPAGKWPSLPETPTGLADIPCLVIPTAPTKKTAVQRSPEVSPGACSVPVAPSPASPSPEPPASKPLSSTTPEQVPSQEIPLPAAPLPPAVQPMLPPMPSAPPFPPGGLGVTAMLPLPASGQGVSSLPPPPLQPPSLPVPPDPYPHYAPVPPWPCYPPVAPSGYPCLPPPPTVPLVSGTPGAYAVPPTCNVPWVPPPASVPPYSSSCSYGPLGWGPGLQHPPFWPAVPPPPLPLASVGRAVPPPKVESSGTPAGPSESVLPVPMAPPQGLQASAGQGAAAVEAARVEGKPVPASHLKHQVSSPGQSAQGKTPPCGTVPEPESERLKPEMQETRPREKPPSPVAKAVSAATPRPSTAPKLPALHPARLRKLSFLPKPRAQGPEDVVQAFISEIGIEASDLSSLLEQFEQSEAKKECPPPAPADSLAVGNSGSVDTPQEKKPLDRLQAPELANVAGLTPPATPPHQLWKPLAAVSLLAKAKSPKSTAQEGTLKSEGVTEAKHPAAARLQEGAQGPSPVHVGSGDHDYCVRSRTPPKRMPALVIPEVGSRWNVKRHQDITIKPVLSLGPAAPVPPRTAASQEPLDHRTSNEQAEPPAPCLAPSALLSPEASPCRTDARTLPEPSAKQRSVRCYRKACRSASPQNRGWQGRRGRSSRSISSGSNQTSEASSSSSSSSSSSRSRSRSLSPPHKRWRRSSCSSSGRSRRCSSSSSSSSSSSSTSSSSSSSRSRSRSPSPRRRSDRRRRYSSYRSHDHYQRQRVLQKERAIEERRVVFIGKIPGRMTRSELKQRFSVFGEIEECTIHFRVQGDNYGFVTYRYAEEAFAAIESGHKLRQADEQPFDLCFGGRRQFCKRSYSDLDSNREDFDPAPVKSKFDSLDFDTLLKQAQKNLRR, encoded by the exons ATGAGACATTGCTGGGGACCATGCAGAGTTACATGGATGCCTCACTCATCTCCCTCATTGAAGATTTTGGGAGCCTTGGAGAG CATTCCTGACTCGGACCTGCTTGTGTCACCTCGAGAGGGCTCCTCT TTGCACAAGCTGCTCACCATCTCTCGGACACCCCCAGAGCGTGACCTCATCACCCCAGTTGACCCGCTGGGAGCCAGCACAGGCAGTAGTAGAATGAGTGGG GTTGAAATGTCTCTCGCCGATCCCTCTTGGGActtctccccaccctccttcTTGGACACATCTTCCCCCAAACTTCCTAGTTGGCGTCCCTCAAGGTCCAGACCCCGCTGGGGCCAGTCTTCTCCCCAGCAGCGCAGTGacggggaagaagaggaggaggtggctcGCTTCAGCCACCAGCTGCTTGCTGGGGAACTGGACAAGCCTGCGAGCAGCGTTCCAGATTTCCCCATGCACCTAGCCTGTcctgaggaggaagagaagacgGCAGCGACAGCAGAGATGTCTGGACAGGCAGCTGGAGATGAGAGCATCTCCTCCCTGAGTGAGCTGGTGCGAGCCATGCATCCCTACTGCCTGCCCGCCCTCACCCACCTGACGTCACTGGACGGTGAGCTGCAGGAGCAGACGGAGGACCTAGCCCTGCCTGAGgattgtgtggtgctggagattgtgGGACATGCAGCTGCAGCTGGCAATGACCTGGAGATTCCAGTTGTGGTGCGGCAGATCCCTCCCGAACCCCAGCCGGGGCTCCTGCACGACGCCCTGGAGGCTGGCCCAGCCTTGGAACTGCTCATGCCCACACTGGAGTCGGGGACGGAGGCCACCGTGcccaaggaagccctgagcctggAGAAAGAGGGTCTGTCCTTGGACCTGAGGGAAAAGCTAGAGTTAACCAGCTTAATGGCGCCCCAGGACAGCATGGACCCAGAGGCACCTAAGGGGCCTCTGAACCCACCAGACAGCTCCGCACCGTGTTCCCAGAAGACCCGAAAGGGCAGGAGGAAGAAGAGCAAGGATCAGCCCGCAGCCAGTGCAGAAGGCTATTCCCGGAGACTGAGGTCATCCTCCCGTGGGCAGTGTAGAGGGACTGGACAGATGACTTCCCTGCCTTCAGAGGAAGTCCAGAGAGAGGCAGGACCCGCATGTGGCAAAGGGAAACCCCGGGCCTGGGCTCGGGCCTGGGCAGCCGCCTTGGAGAAACCGAGTTCCAGCGGCTTGGAGAGTCCTGTCAGACAAGTGAGGCCAGCTGGGGAGGGTCCTCGAGACCTCTGTCCCTCCCTGGTTGACCCCATCCAAGGCAGCTCAGTTCAGGTCCATCTCTCACGGGGGGACTCTGCCCCAGCCAACCCTGTGCCACTTGGCTCCATTGAAGCTGACCCCACAGCAGGTGGCACTGTTCCCACCGACCCTGCGCCTGCCGACCCCGCCCCAGATGACCTTGCTGCAGCTGACTTGGAACTGGTTGATTCTCTCCCCTCTGACCCAGTTCTGACGGACTCAGCAGCGGTGGGCCCTGCGGTGGCCGTTCCCATCGCAGATGACATGTCACCAGTTGACCCTGTCCCGGCTATGCCGATGCCAGTTGACTCTGTTACCACAGATCCCCCTCCCGTGGACTCTGTACTGGCTAAGTCTCGGCCCACTGATCCCCGCCGTGGCGCGGCCTTATCCGCCCAGGCAAGTTTAGCCTCTCCGTTCTTTCTGGAGTCAGAGGTCTCAGCTCTCTCGAAAGCTGCCGTCTCTGAAGGCAAGGCCGTGGGTCCTCTGAAGGTAGAGAATGGTACCGGTGCCACCACCCAGGAAGCCAAACCCCGACCCCTTAGCTTGTCTGAGTACCGGCGTCGGAGGCAGCAGCGTCAAGCAGAGGCGAAAGAGAGGAGTTCCCAGCCTCCAGCTGGGAAGTGGCCCAGCCTCCCGGAGACCCCCACGGGGCTGGCAGACATCCCTTGTCTTGTCATCCCGACAGCCCCAACTAAGAAGACGGCTGTGCAGAGAAGCCCTGAGGTCTCTCCCGGAGCGTGCTCTGTCCCTGtggctcccagccctgcctctccTAGTCCAGAGCCACCTGCAAGCAAACCTCTATCCTCCACAACTCCTGAGCAGGTGCCATCCCAGGAGATCCCGCTGCCTGCCGCACCTCTGCCTCCTGCCGTGCAGCCCATGCTCCCCCCGATGCCCTCTGCGCCGCCTTTCCCTCCTGGTGGACTGGGCGTGACTGCCATGTTGCCCCTTCCTGCCAGTGGGCAGGGGGTCTCCAgtctccccccaccgcccctgcaGCCTCCTAGTCTCCCGGTGCCCCCTGATCCTTACCCTCACTATGCCCCTGTGCCTCCTTGGCCTTGTTATCCCCCCGTGGCCCCCTCTGGCTACCCTTGCCTGCCTCCCCCGCCAACGGTACCCCTCGTGTCTGGGACTCCTGGTGCTTATGCTGTGCCCCCTACTTGCAACGTGCCTTGGGTACCCCCACCTGCCTCAGTCCCACCTTACAGTTCCAGCTGTTCCTACGGGCCCTTGGGCTGGGGCCCGGGACTGCAGCACCCTCCGTTCTGGCCTGCTGTGCCCCCACCTCCGTTGCCTCTGGCTTCAGTTGGAAGGGCTGTCCCCCCACCCAAGGTGGAGTCCAGTGGCACCCCAGCTGGCCCTTCGGAAAGTGTACTTCCTGTGCCGATGGCTCCTCCCCAAGGCCTTCAAGCATCCGCTGGGCAGGGAGCTGCAGCGGTAGAGGCTGCCAGGGTGGAGGGGAAGCCAGTGCCTGCGTCTCATCTGAAGCACCAGGTGTCCTCCCCCGGGCAGAGCGCCCAGGGCAAGACTCCACCATGTGGGACTGTTCCCGAGCCTGAATCTGAGAGACTGAAGCCGGAGATGCAGGAGACCCGGCCCAGGGAGAAGCCGCCTTCTCCTGTGGCCAAGGCAGTTTCTGCAGCCACGCCTAGGCCGAGCACTGCTCCTAAGCTGCCCGCGCTCCACCCGGCCCGCCTGAGGAAGCTCTCCTTCCTGCCGAAACCACGCGCCCAGGGCCCCGAGGACGTTGTGCAGGCTTTCATCAGTGAGATTG GAATCGAGGCATCGGACCTGTCCAGTCTGCTGGAGCAGTTTGAGCAGTCAGAAG CCAAAAAGGAGTGCCCTCCCCCGGCTCCTGCTGACAGCTTGGCTGTAGGAAACTCAGG CAGCGTTGACACTCCCCAGGAGAAGAAGCCCCTAGACCGGTTACAAGCCCCAGAACTGGCCAACGTGGCAG GGCTCACCCCTCcagccacccctccccaccagttATGGAAGCCCCTGGCTGCTGTCTCACTGCTGGCCAAAGCCAAATCTCCTAAATCCACGgcccaggagggaaccctgaagTCTGAAGGAGTCACAGAGGCCAAACATCCAGCTGCAGCCCGCCTCCAAGAAGGGGCCCAGGGCCCTAGTCCAGTTCatgtgggctccggggaccatgacTATTGTGTTCGGAGCAGGACACCCCCCAAAAGGATGCCTGCTCTAGTCATTCCAGAGGTGGGCTCCCGCTGGAATGTCAAACGCCATCAGGACATCACCATCAAACCTGTCTTATCCCTGGGCCCAGCTGCCCCAGTGCCCCCACGTACTGCTGCCTCCCAGGAACCACTTGATCACAGGACTAGCAATGAGCAGGCAGAACCCCCTGCCCCTTGCCTCGCCCCTTCCGCCTTGCTTTCCCCTGAGGCCTCGCCGTGCCGGACTGACGCTAGGACTCTTCCCGAGCCCTCGGCCAAGCAGCGGTCAGTGCGCTGTTACCGAAAAGCCTGCAGGTCGGCCAGTCCCCAGAACCGGGGCTGGCAGGGCCGTCGGGGCCGCAGCAGTCGTTCTATCAGCTCTGGGTCCAACCAGACCAGCGAAGCATCATCTTCCTCATCCTCATCGTCGTCCTCATCCCGGTCCCGGTCCAggtccctctcccccccacacaagaGGTGGCGAAG ATCCAGTTGCAGTTCCTCTGGACGTTCCCGAAGatgttcttcctcctcctcctcctcatcatcatcctcctcaACATCCTCTTCCTCATCCAGTTCCCGAAGCCGTTCTCGTTCTCCATCCCCCCGCCGGAGAAGTGACAGGAGGCGGCG GTACAGCTCTTACCGTTCCCACGACCATTACCAAAGGCAGAGAGTGCTGCAGAAGGAGCGTGCAATA gaagagagaagagtagtCTTCATTGGGAAGATACCTGGCCGCATGACTCGGTCAGAGCTGAAGCAAAGGTTCTCTGTTTTCGGAGAGATTGAGGAATGCACCATCCACTTCCGTGTCCAAGG TGACAACTATGGCTTCGTCACTTACCGCTATGCCGAGGAGGCCTTTGCAGCCATCGAGAGTGGCCACAAGCTGAGGCAAGCAGATGAGCAGCCCTTTGATCTCTGTTTTGGGGGCCGCAGGCAGTTCTGCAAGAGAAGTTATTCTGATCTTG ACTCCAATCGGGAAGACTTTGACCCAGCTCCTGTAAAGAGCAAATTTGATTCTCTTGACTTTGACACATTGTTGAAACAGGCCCAGAAGAACCTCAGGAGGTAA